One window of the Corynebacterium glutamicum ATCC 13032 genome contains the following:
- a CDS encoding SdpI family protein, translated as MDSSLGSVVLMLFSVVLIAVVCISMTRMAAQAKLDRHSSAGIRSRHTQASNAAWKEGHSAALPLIYTIGWVAAITTPIAIATELALGTPWGILSDLAGMLCEVAVLLLATRVANNAARSVI; from the coding sequence ATGGATTCAAGTCTAGGCAGTGTTGTACTGATGCTATTTTCGGTAGTCCTTATAGCAGTTGTCTGCATTTCAATGACACGCATGGCAGCACAGGCGAAATTAGATAGGCATAGCTCGGCAGGAATTCGCTCCCGCCACACTCAAGCTTCCAACGCTGCTTGGAAAGAGGGACACTCCGCTGCATTGCCACTTATTTATACGATTGGATGGGTCGCAGCGATAACGACCCCAATTGCAATTGCTACCGAACTAGCTCTCGGTACTCCCTGGGGTATTCTCTCTGACTTGGCCGGAATGCTGTGCGAGGTTGCTGTCTTGCTCTTAGCCACGAGAGTCGCTAACAACGCGGCCCGATCAGTCATATAG
- the pdxT gene encoding pyridoxal 5'-phosphate synthase glutaminase subunit PdxT — protein sequence MIVGVLALQGGVEEHLTALEALGATTRKVRVPKDLDGLEGIVIPGGESTVLDKLARTFDVVEPLANLIRDGLPVFATCAGLIYLAKHLDNPARGQQTLAVVDVVVRRNAFGAQRESFDTTVDVSFDGATFPGVQASFIRAPIVTAFGPTVEAIAALNGGEVVGVRQGNIIALSFHPEETGDYRIHQAWLDLVRKHAELAI from the coding sequence GTGATCGTTGGAGTTTTAGCTCTCCAGGGCGGGGTGGAAGAACACCTCACCGCCTTGGAAGCTCTCGGAGCGACGACCCGAAAAGTACGTGTGCCAAAGGACCTTGATGGTCTCGAAGGCATCGTCATCCCCGGCGGGGAATCCACCGTGTTGGACAAACTGGCTCGGACATTCGACGTGGTAGAACCTCTAGCGAATCTCATTCGCGACGGCCTACCCGTTTTCGCTACCTGCGCTGGCCTGATCTATCTGGCGAAACACCTCGACAACCCAGCAAGGGGACAACAAACCTTGGCGGTAGTGGACGTGGTGGTGCGTCGAAACGCATTTGGCGCCCAACGCGAATCCTTCGACACCACCGTGGATGTTTCCTTCGACGGTGCAACATTCCCCGGAGTGCAGGCCTCGTTTATCCGAGCTCCCATCGTCACTGCTTTTGGTCCTACGGTAGAAGCGATCGCTGCTCTCAACGGTGGGGAGGTGGTTGGTGTACGCCAAGGCAACATCATCGCGCTGTCTTTCCATCCCGAAGAAACCGGCGATTACCGCATCCACCAAGCCTGGCTGGACCTGGTGAGAAAACACGCTGAACTGGCGATTTGA
- the hisN gene encoding histidinol-phosphatase, which translates to MSKYADDLALALELAELADSITLDRFEASDLEVSSKPDMTPVSDADLATEEALREKIATARPADSILGEEFGGDVEFSGRQWIIDPIDGTKNYVRGVPVWATLIALLDNGKPVAGVISAPALARRWWASEGAGAWRTFNGSSPRKLSVSQVSKLDDASLSFSSLSGWAERDLRDQFVSLTDTTWRLRGYGDFFSYCLVAEGAVDIAAEPEVSLWDLAPLSILVTEAGGKFTSLAGVDGPHGGDAVATNGILHDETLDRLK; encoded by the coding sequence ATGAGCAAATATGCAGACGATTTAGCCTTAGCCCTCGAACTTGCCGAACTTGCCGATTCCATCACCCTCGACCGCTTCGAAGCCTCTGACCTGGAAGTATCCTCCAAGCCAGACATGACTCCCGTCAGCGATGCCGACCTGGCGACCGAAGAAGCACTCCGTGAGAAAATCGCCACCGCCCGCCCCGCCGACTCCATCCTCGGTGAAGAATTCGGTGGCGACGTAGAATTCAGCGGCCGCCAGTGGATCATCGACCCCATCGACGGCACCAAAAACTACGTCCGCGGCGTCCCCGTATGGGCAACCCTGATCGCGCTGCTCGACAACGGCAAACCCGTCGCAGGTGTCATCTCCGCACCCGCACTGGCTAGGCGTTGGTGGGCATCCGAAGGGGCCGGCGCATGGCGCACCTTCAACGGCAGCTCCCCACGCAAACTGTCCGTGTCCCAGGTGTCCAAGCTTGACGACGCCTCCCTCTCCTTCTCCTCCCTCTCCGGCTGGGCCGAACGAGATTTGCGCGATCAGTTCGTCTCCCTAACTGATACCACCTGGCGACTCCGCGGCTACGGCGACTTCTTCTCCTACTGCCTCGTCGCCGAAGGTGCCGTCGATATCGCCGCTGAACCAGAAGTCAGCCTCTGGGATCTTGCTCCCCTGTCCATCCTGGTCACCGAAGCCGGAGGAAAGTTCACCTCACTGGCTGGCGTCGATGGACCACACGGTGGCGATGCAGTAGCCACCAACGGCATCCTGCACGATGAGACGCTGGATCGTTTAAAATAG
- the prfB gene encoding peptide chain release factor 2 — protein sequence MRPEFSAELSELDSTLTTIEKVLNPQEMSDRVRELEAQAADPSLWDDPDHAQQVTSELSHVQAELRKITDLRQRIEDLPIMVELAEEEDGDTSIAEEELADLRSLIDALEVKTMLSGEYDAREAVINIRSGAGGVDAADWAEMLMRMYTRWAEKNGHKVDIYDISYAEEAGIKSATFVVHGDYMYGQLSVEQGAHRLVRISPFDNQGRRQTSFAEVEVLPVVEKVDSIDIPDADVRVDVYRSSGPGGQSVNTTDSAVRLTHIPTGIVVTCQNEKSQIQNKASAMRVLQAKLLERKRQEERAEMDALGAGGNASWGNQMRSYVLHPYQMVKDLRTNFEVNDPQKVLDGDIDGLLEAGIRWRMAESQSAE from the coding sequence ATGCGTCCCGAATTTTCTGCAGAACTCTCCGAGCTAGACAGCACGCTGACAACCATTGAAAAAGTGCTGAACCCGCAAGAGATGTCTGACCGAGTCAGAGAACTTGAAGCTCAAGCAGCTGACCCGTCTCTGTGGGATGACCCTGACCATGCACAGCAAGTCACCTCTGAGCTGTCCCACGTCCAGGCGGAGCTGCGCAAAATTACCGATCTGCGCCAGCGCATCGAAGATCTGCCCATCATGGTGGAACTCGCAGAGGAAGAAGACGGCGATACCTCCATCGCGGAAGAAGAACTCGCCGATCTGCGTTCTCTGATCGATGCGTTGGAAGTAAAGACCATGCTGTCGGGTGAATATGATGCTCGCGAGGCAGTGATCAATATTCGATCCGGTGCCGGTGGTGTCGATGCTGCGGACTGGGCTGAAATGCTCATGCGCATGTACACCCGCTGGGCGGAAAAGAACGGCCACAAAGTAGATATTTACGATATTTCCTACGCCGAAGAAGCCGGCATCAAATCCGCCACCTTCGTGGTCCACGGCGACTACATGTACGGCCAGCTCTCCGTGGAGCAAGGCGCACACCGCCTCGTGCGCATCAGTCCTTTTGATAACCAGGGCAGGCGCCAAACCTCCTTCGCCGAGGTAGAAGTTCTTCCCGTGGTGGAAAAAGTGGACTCCATCGACATCCCTGATGCCGATGTTCGCGTCGATGTCTACCGCTCCTCCGGCCCAGGTGGTCAGTCCGTGAACACCACCGACTCTGCCGTGCGCCTGACCCACATCCCAACCGGCATCGTGGTGACCTGCCAAAACGAGAAATCACAGATCCAAAACAAGGCATCCGCGATGCGTGTTCTCCAGGCAAAACTGCTTGAGCGTAAACGCCAGGAAGAACGCGCCGAAATGGATGCCCTCGGAGCTGGAGGCAATGCATCCTGGGGTAACCAAATGCGTTCCTACGTGCTGCACCCTTATCAAATGGTGAAGGATCTGCGCACCAACTTTGAAGTCAACGATCCGCAAAAAGTCCTTGACGGCGATATCGATGGCCTTTTGGAAGCAGGTATTCGCTGGCGAATGGCTGAGAGCCAGTCGGCGGAATAA
- a CDS encoding S1 family peptidase, whose translation MRRPVSRRAIFATSVLVAGVSIMSPSANAAEAPASEWVNTTAIVDQANAQLSQFGVSLDRSAAELFDDQANSQIDAALSPYADKVPTSGGQVVEQSLQVVEQEVQKALPNYEIRTDLQSQVMGATLGEVLHRVPGSWFDAPAVPEESRIVEEQGKSLYGPGTPIYLNGNSMCTLAVTGTDADGRKIGITAGHCGKSGDAVRSADSFWVGDTGTVVYNAPNADYSVIEFGSNAELSNTYNGVTANAVGGGVTNGQEVCKNGVATGYTCGLVWTADERMTMSQVCAGRGDSGAPLIADGRVVGLVSGGVIPDYNLACATPLQGPFFMPTLSVNMDTVLTDLDSQDLPGRGFQPTAG comes from the coding sequence ATGCGCAGACCGGTCTCACGCCGCGCCATTTTTGCAACATCTGTTTTGGTTGCGGGGGTGAGCATCATGTCACCTTCGGCCAACGCAGCTGAGGCTCCGGCATCGGAATGGGTGAATACGACAGCGATCGTAGATCAAGCGAATGCTCAGTTGTCGCAGTTTGGCGTGAGTCTTGACCGAAGTGCAGCAGAACTTTTTGATGATCAGGCAAACTCCCAAATTGATGCAGCGCTTTCACCGTATGCCGATAAGGTTCCAACCTCTGGCGGCCAGGTAGTCGAGCAAAGTCTTCAGGTTGTGGAGCAGGAAGTTCAAAAGGCACTGCCCAACTATGAAATCCGTACCGATCTGCAATCCCAGGTGATGGGTGCAACTCTAGGAGAGGTGCTGCACCGAGTTCCTGGATCATGGTTTGATGCGCCAGCAGTTCCTGAAGAATCCAGGATTGTAGAGGAACAGGGTAAATCCCTGTATGGGCCCGGTACCCCGATCTATCTCAACGGAAATTCCATGTGCACGCTTGCGGTGACTGGAACTGATGCAGATGGGCGCAAGATCGGTATCACTGCAGGTCACTGTGGAAAATCGGGCGATGCAGTCCGTTCGGCTGACTCCTTCTGGGTCGGCGATACCGGAACAGTGGTGTACAACGCGCCTAACGCTGACTACTCCGTGATCGAGTTCGGTTCCAATGCAGAGTTGAGCAATACCTACAACGGTGTCACCGCGAATGCTGTCGGCGGTGGCGTGACTAATGGCCAAGAAGTATGCAAAAACGGAGTTGCTACTGGCTACACCTGTGGTTTGGTGTGGACTGCTGATGAGCGCATGACGATGTCTCAGGTGTGTGCGGGTCGTGGTGATTCGGGTGCTCCGCTGATTGCAGATGGTCGTGTGGTTGGTCTTGTATCTGGTGGTGTAATTCCTGATTACAACCTGGCATGCGCCACTCCGTTGCAGGGACCTTTCTTCATGCCAACGCTGTCAGTGAACATGGATACTGTCCTAACTGATTTGGATTCGCAGGATCTTCCCGGTCGAGGTTTTCAGCCAACTGCTGGATAG
- the pdxS gene encoding pyridoxal 5'-phosphate synthase lyase subunit PdxS, which produces MTETQETYQATTRVKRGLADMLKGGVIMDVVTPEQARIAEDAGASAVMALERVPADIRSQGGVARMSDPDLIEGIVNAVSIPVMAKARIGHFVEAQVLEALGVDFIDESEVLSPADYTHHINKWKFDVPFVCGATNLGEALRRITEGAAMIRSKGEAGTGDVSEAVRHLRTIRGDINRLRSLDEDELFVAAKEFQAPYDLVREVASTGKLPVVTFVAGGVATPADAALVRQMGAEGVFVGSGIFKSGNPAARAAAIVKAATLFDDPSVIADVSRGLGEAMVGINVSDVPAPHRLAERGW; this is translated from the coding sequence ATGACCGAAACTCAAGAAACTTACCAAGCAACCACTCGTGTGAAGCGCGGCCTTGCCGACATGCTCAAGGGTGGTGTGATCATGGATGTGGTCACCCCTGAACAAGCGCGCATCGCCGAAGATGCAGGTGCCAGCGCAGTTATGGCACTCGAGCGCGTTCCCGCCGATATCCGTTCTCAGGGCGGCGTTGCTCGCATGAGTGATCCTGACCTGATCGAAGGAATCGTCAATGCGGTCTCCATCCCGGTCATGGCGAAAGCTCGCATCGGTCACTTCGTGGAAGCTCAGGTTCTGGAAGCTCTCGGTGTTGATTTCATCGACGAGTCCGAAGTTCTCAGCCCTGCCGACTACACGCACCACATCAACAAGTGGAAGTTCGACGTTCCTTTCGTCTGTGGCGCGACCAACCTCGGCGAAGCTTTGCGACGCATCACCGAAGGCGCTGCAATGATCCGTTCCAAGGGCGAAGCCGGCACCGGCGATGTCTCTGAAGCTGTCCGTCACCTGCGCACCATCCGCGGCGACATCAATCGCCTGCGCTCCCTGGATGAGGATGAACTCTTCGTCGCCGCCAAGGAATTCCAGGCACCATACGACCTGGTCCGCGAAGTCGCCTCCACCGGCAAGCTCCCTGTGGTCACCTTCGTTGCAGGTGGCGTCGCAACCCCAGCCGACGCTGCACTCGTGCGCCAAATGGGCGCCGAAGGCGTCTTTGTCGGCTCCGGCATCTTCAAATCCGGCAATCCAGCCGCCCGCGCCGCAGCGATCGTCAAGGCTGCAACGCTTTTCGACGACCCCTCCGTCATTGCCGACGTATCCCGCGGCCTGGGTGAAGCCATGGTGGGCATCAACGTATCCGACGTCCCAGCACCACACCGACTCGCCGAGCGCGGCTGGTGA
- a CDS encoding LGFP repeat-containing protein translates to MKLFSQAAGIIAAALLVTGGIAPVAQGQALQVVTPEQQESYVQQFHHDGDTPPVVDGVGGYTEQEVAEIHEAIRQAQDSGAPNDELIPGEMWSDKVELPSTIDKAAADEAEIAIAQQQSQPQARGLAAAAACQTFWPSPYQVCGAILERYIQQGAQFGWMLLLTEGQALNPDGQGYRQRFMNGFIYWHPSTGAHAVNNYSAQVWERNGWESGWMGYPTGGEVPVSGSNPIDGELSGWVQTFQGGRVYRSPVLDGFQVASINGLILDKWLELGGPDSDLGFPIADEAVTADGVGRFSVFQNGVVYWHPQHGAHPILGNIYSIWREEGAESGEFGYPIGDPEKYTENMANQVFEKGELAANLYPNPLEAFIEFLPFANLEEAIEYFENGLSNSRVEANSLNAKKDSIQCQSQSANIHVRTKSDGVGIRVPKIGFKARMDCDLPGTVSDVVGYGWIYYDYWGRWAQAAYAQQFFGNRNSVVQTNLEAGCSGEKNTLFWGTSYFQVTYEGQPYFGQSATNYAYLPCTIDRS, encoded by the coding sequence ATGAAACTGTTTTCTCAAGCTGCAGGTATCATCGCCGCAGCGCTCCTTGTCACAGGTGGTATAGCGCCTGTGGCACAGGGGCAAGCGCTTCAGGTGGTTACACCTGAGCAGCAAGAGTCCTATGTCCAACAGTTCCATCACGACGGTGATACCCCACCTGTTGTTGATGGGGTTGGTGGCTACACCGAGCAAGAAGTCGCCGAGATTCATGAGGCTATCCGTCAAGCCCAAGACTCTGGTGCACCTAATGATGAACTTATTCCTGGTGAGATGTGGTCAGATAAGGTCGAGTTACCCTCAACGATTGATAAAGCAGCTGCTGATGAAGCTGAGATAGCTATTGCACAGCAACAGTCCCAACCCCAGGCGAGAGGACTAGCCGCTGCTGCAGCGTGTCAGACATTTTGGCCGTCACCTTATCAAGTTTGTGGTGCTATCTTAGAGCGCTATATCCAGCAGGGTGCCCAGTTTGGGTGGATGTTGTTGCTTACTGAAGGCCAAGCGCTTAACCCTGATGGTCAGGGATATCGTCAGCGGTTTATGAATGGGTTTATCTATTGGCATCCTTCTACTGGTGCGCACGCGGTTAATAATTACAGTGCACAAGTCTGGGAGCGTAACGGTTGGGAGTCTGGGTGGATGGGGTATCCCACTGGTGGTGAAGTCCCTGTGTCTGGGTCTAATCCGATTGATGGTGAGTTGAGTGGGTGGGTGCAAACCTTCCAAGGTGGGCGAGTGTATCGCAGTCCGGTATTGGACGGTTTCCAGGTGGCCAGTATTAATGGGCTGATCTTGGATAAATGGCTTGAATTGGGTGGTCCTGATAGTGACCTTGGTTTTCCCATTGCGGATGAGGCTGTGACAGCTGACGGTGTGGGTAGATTTTCTGTTTTCCAGAACGGAGTTGTCTACTGGCATCCGCAACACGGAGCTCACCCTATATTAGGGAATATATACAGTATCTGGAGAGAAGAAGGAGCTGAGAGTGGGGAATTCGGTTACCCTATCGGCGATCCAGAAAAGTATACAGAAAACATGGCTAATCAGGTATTCGAAAAAGGCGAACTTGCAGCTAACCTATACCCCAATCCTCTTGAGGCTTTTATTGAGTTTTTACCCTTTGCTAATCTTGAGGAAGCAATAGAGTATTTTGAGAACGGATTGTCAAATTCTCGTGTAGAGGCGAATTCACTTAACGCCAAGAAAGATTCGATTCAATGTCAATCGCAATCCGCTAACATTCATGTGAGAACGAAGAGTGACGGAGTCGGGATTAGGGTTCCAAAGATTGGGTTTAAGGCTAGGATGGATTGCGACCTTCCTGGAACTGTCTCAGATGTAGTGGGGTATGGATGGATTTACTACGACTATTGGGGACGATGGGCTCAAGCAGCATATGCACAACAATTCTTCGGTAATAGGAATTCTGTTGTGCAAACCAATTTAGAGGCGGGTTGCAGCGGGGAGAAGAATACATTATTTTGGGGTACTTCATATTTTCAGGTGACTTATGAAGGTCAGCCGTATTTCGGTCAGTCAGCAACTAACTACGCTTATCTTCCGTGTACGATAGACCGTAGTTAA
- a CDS encoding inositol monophosphatase family protein has product MEGMTNPEQTHPAASLEDMIKTITKTFVIAHDQDSDEHLAQALVYNAGRLAWRMRENGVDTDYKTSVSDVVTDADRAAEAFVAGVLEALRPEDGVLGEEGADRASKSGKTWVIDPVDGTYNFTQGSDYWCSALALVEGDPSAPSRVLFGAVHRPAMGYTWFGGPGIRTTLDGKELDLLVDAPLNQISLATYIHPSRIAEPDIQKAWMSVATHPATLRMFGAGSIDLANIADGSIGAWVQHSVADWDWLPGRALIEGVGGACIKVTAGGVEWSVAGNAEAVSEISETLSALD; this is encoded by the coding sequence ATGGAAGGCATGACTAATCCAGAGCAGACACATCCCGCTGCAAGCCTCGAAGACATGATCAAAACCATCACAAAGACCTTCGTGATTGCTCACGATCAGGATTCTGATGAGCATCTTGCGCAGGCACTGGTGTACAACGCTGGACGTTTGGCATGGCGCATGCGCGAAAACGGTGTGGATACGGATTACAAGACTTCTGTGTCTGATGTGGTCACGGATGCCGATCGTGCGGCCGAGGCCTTCGTCGCAGGCGTTCTTGAAGCGTTGCGGCCTGAGGACGGCGTGCTTGGCGAGGAAGGCGCGGACCGGGCGTCGAAAAGCGGAAAAACCTGGGTCATCGACCCGGTTGATGGCACCTACAACTTCACCCAGGGCTCAGATTATTGGTGCTCGGCGCTCGCGCTGGTCGAGGGCGATCCATCCGCGCCATCGCGCGTGCTTTTCGGCGCCGTACACCGCCCAGCCATGGGTTATACGTGGTTCGGTGGCCCGGGAATCCGCACCACGCTCGACGGCAAGGAGCTAGATTTGCTTGTCGACGCCCCCCTCAATCAAATCTCCCTGGCCACCTACATCCACCCGTCACGCATCGCGGAACCTGATATTCAAAAGGCGTGGATGAGCGTTGCCACCCACCCTGCAACGCTGCGCATGTTCGGCGCCGGCTCCATCGATTTGGCCAACATCGCCGACGGCAGCATCGGCGCATGGGTGCAGCACAGCGTCGCAGATTGGGACTGGCTACCCGGCCGCGCACTCATCGAAGGCGTCGGCGGAGCATGCATCAAAGTGACCGCCGGCGGCGTCGAATGGTCCGTTGCAGGAAACGCGGAAGCAGTTAGTGAGATCTCCGAAACTTTAAGCGCACTAGACTAA